The Alosa sapidissima isolate fAloSap1 chromosome 5, fAloSap1.pri, whole genome shotgun sequence genome has a window encoding:
- the slc25a15b gene encoding solute carrier family 25 member 15b, with product MAPHPVVQAIIDLTAGAVGGTACVFSGQPLDTAKVKMQTFPKLYRGFLHCFISTYRQVGLRGLYQGTTPALVANIAENSVLFMSYGFCQEVVRMLAGTSSGEALSDVQKACAGSVASVFSSLVLCPTELVKCRLQAMHEMAATGKIKATQKSVWSVVRSIWTLEGPQGFFQGLTTTIAREVPGYFCFFGAYELSRTAFADYFKCSKDDIGVAPIVFSGGLGGACLWLVVYPMDCIKSRIQVMSMLGQQAGFLKTFMTVFRAEGVRALYSGLTPTMLRTFPANGALFLGYEASRKLMMERFDH from the exons ATGGCACCCCATCCTGTGGTGCAGGCCATTATAGACCTGACTGCCGGAGCAGTGG gtggTACGGCATGTGTGTTTAGCGGACAGCCCCTGGATACAGCCAAAGTGAAGATGCAAACTTTTCCAAAACTATACCGTGGATTTTTGCATTGTTTTATATCTACTTATCGACAg GTGGGCTTGCGTGGGCTGTACCAGGGAACCACTCCGGCGCTGGTCGCCAATATTGCTGAGAACTCCGTGCTGTTTATGAGCTACGGCTTCTGTCAAGAGGTAGTGCGCATGCTAGCCGGCACATCAAGTGGAGAGGCACTCAG tgatGTCCAGAAGGCCTGTGCAGGCTCGGTAGCATCTGTCTTCTCCTCACTGGTTCTCTGTCCTACGGAGTTGGTCAAGTGTCGTCTGCAGGCGATGCATGAAATGGCCGCCACTGGCAAAATCAAAGCCACTCAGAA GTCTGTTTGGTCTGTGGTACGGTCCATCTGGACCCTGGAGGGGCCACAGGGGTTCTTCCAGGGCCTGACCACCACCATCGCCCGAGAGGTCCCCGGATACTTCTGCTTCTTTGGGGCATATGAACTAAGCCGCACTGCCTTTGCCGACTACTTCAAATGCTCTAAAGATGACATTG GTGTGGCTCCGATCGTGTTCAGTGGGGGGCTTGGGGGTGCGTGTCTGTGGCTGGTGGTCTACCCCATGGACTGCATCAAGTCAAGAATTCAGGTGATGTCCATGCTGGGACAGCAAGCCGGCTTCCTGAAGACCTTCATGACAGTATTCCGAGCAGAGG GAGTGAGGGCTCTGTACTCAGGTCTGACCCCCACCATGTTGAGGACCTTCCCTGCAAACGGCGCCCTCTTCCTGGGCTACGAGGCCAGCCGGAAGCTCATGATGGAGAGATTTGACCACTGA